From Marinoscillum sp. 108, a single genomic window includes:
- a CDS encoding histidine phosphatase family protein, which produces MKTLYIIRHAKSSWSFDLPDHDRPLGRRGRRDVLIIAKHLSENELTPDLMISSTASRALNTALYIADDWGYPEEQIRLDESLFHATSEHLLEVLSNIKEADSVAIVGHNPGFTDLVNHFAEDYVDNLPTCGIYALELNIDNWKDLKSADATKKFLLIPKRLHR; this is translated from the coding sequence ATGAAGACCCTATACATCATCCGACATGCCAAATCGTCATGGAGCTTTGATCTCCCTGATCATGACCGCCCCCTGGGCAGAAGAGGCCGGCGGGATGTGCTTATTATCGCCAAGCATTTGAGCGAAAATGAATTGACCCCAGATCTGATGATTAGCAGCACGGCCAGCCGGGCACTCAACACGGCCCTGTATATCGCTGATGACTGGGGCTATCCCGAAGAGCAAATCCGACTGGATGAATCACTTTTTCATGCCACCAGTGAGCACCTCCTGGAGGTACTTTCCAATATCAAGGAGGCGGACTCAGTGGCCATTGTTGGACATAATCCAGGGTTCACTGATCTGGTCAATCACTTTGCAGAGGACTATGTAGACAATCTCCCCACCTGTGGCATCTATGCATTGGAGCTCAATATTGACAACTGGAAAGACCTAAAATCCGCTGATGCCACTAAGAAATTTCTACTGATCCCTAAAAGGTTGCATCGATAA
- the porQ gene encoding type IX secretion system protein PorQ: protein MKWLIAILTLLTFSASAQFDQYQSLQTPFGARNAALGGKVVSLADGDLMQFVHNPAVLDSVALTDVAINFSPMFAGVYSFSGAYAAEFSKVGRLAFGVNYLDYGDFVETDPDGTVTGSFQAQDLVLTVGKSHRIGSFALGGNIKYASNGIAGYGSSLLLGDLGGVYRAPDTDFTVGLVFRNFGFVLADYTGSGANQVPFDVQISTSVKPTYMPFRFSISAYNLVQNSMYFSLDEGISKSKTIEIADRIFRHVNVGAEFIIHQNVQFLFGYSHLMHQELKVGEEAYGAGLSYGLALGIRQFQIRYSHATYHAAGGTDFFTIQSNLNSFKKIL, encoded by the coding sequence TTGAAGTGGTTGATAGCCATATTGACCCTTCTGACCTTTTCTGCTTCTGCTCAGTTTGATCAGTATCAGAGTTTGCAGACTCCGTTTGGCGCTCGCAATGCTGCACTGGGTGGGAAAGTAGTGTCCTTGGCTGATGGTGACCTGATGCAGTTTGTACACAATCCGGCAGTTTTGGACTCTGTGGCACTCACTGATGTCGCCATCAATTTCAGTCCAATGTTTGCGGGGGTGTATTCCTTTTCAGGAGCCTATGCTGCGGAATTTTCTAAAGTGGGTAGGCTTGCTTTTGGGGTGAACTACCTCGATTATGGAGACTTTGTAGAGACCGATCCTGATGGTACGGTAACCGGGAGTTTTCAGGCGCAGGATCTTGTTTTGACAGTAGGGAAGAGCCATCGCATCGGATCTTTTGCCCTGGGAGGTAATATAAAGTATGCCTCCAATGGCATTGCTGGTTATGGTTCCTCGCTTTTACTGGGAGACTTGGGTGGAGTGTACCGCGCCCCTGATACCGATTTCACTGTGGGGTTGGTCTTTAGAAATTTCGGTTTTGTTCTTGCGGATTATACAGGATCGGGCGCCAATCAGGTTCCATTCGACGTGCAGATCAGCACATCGGTGAAGCCAACTTATATGCCTTTCAGGTTTAGCATCTCTGCTTATAACCTTGTGCAGAATAGTATGTATTTTTCATTGGATGAAGGGATCAGTAAATCAAAAACCATTGAGATCGCCGATCGAATATTTCGTCATGTGAATGTGGGTGCTGAGTTTATCATTCACCAAAACGTTCAGTTTTTGTTTGGTTATAGCCACCTGATGCATCAGGAGTTAAAAGTAGGCGAAGAAGCCTACGGCGCAGGTTTGAGCTACGGACTGGCACTTGGAATCAGGCAATTTCAGATCAGGTATTCCCATGCCACCTATCATGCCGCCGGCGGGACGGATTTCTTTACCATCCAATCCAATCTAAATTCGTTTAAGAAGATTTTATAG
- the hslU gene encoding ATP-dependent protease ATPase subunit HslU translates to MNKNLTPRQIVAELDKYIIGQNDAKRNVAIALRNRWRRMNVKEEIQGEIVPNNILMIGATGVGKTEIARRLAHLAEAPFTKVEASKFTEVGYVGRDVESMIRDLVEQAVDMVKTTKKEEVKERAKEIVEGIILDALIPPLKGSPTPHATGMGKDQPEDERELNEKTRDRFREKIRDGEMDERKIEIDVKQNSTPGMGMIGGGMDEASMINIQEMLGSMMPKKTKKRKVTIAEARKILLEEESSKLIDMDEVKEEALQKAQNTGIVFIDEVDKIAGGSRGGQGGPDVSREGVQRDLLPIVEGSAVNTKYGIVHTDHILFIAAGAFHFSKPSDLIPELQGRFPIRVELDNLTKEDFLSILKEPKNALTKQYIALVGAEDVSLSFQDDALERLAEIAFQINEEVENIGARRLHTVMSKLLNEILFEIPDTIGQNARIVIDKALVEEKLAGLVKNKDLSHYIL, encoded by the coding sequence ATGAATAAGAATTTGACACCAAGGCAGATTGTTGCCGAGTTAGATAAATACATCATTGGCCAAAACGATGCTAAACGCAATGTGGCAATTGCCTTGAGAAACAGGTGGCGCCGAATGAATGTAAAGGAAGAAATTCAGGGAGAAATCGTCCCAAATAACATTCTGATGATAGGGGCAACCGGGGTAGGTAAAACTGAAATAGCCCGAAGGCTGGCTCATTTGGCAGAAGCTCCCTTTACCAAGGTGGAGGCTTCTAAGTTTACGGAAGTGGGCTACGTGGGCCGCGATGTGGAGAGTATGATCAGGGATCTGGTAGAGCAGGCGGTGGACATGGTGAAGACCACCAAGAAGGAGGAAGTGAAGGAGCGTGCAAAGGAAATAGTAGAAGGGATAATCCTCGATGCGTTGATCCCTCCGCTCAAAGGTTCGCCAACTCCTCATGCTACAGGCATGGGCAAGGATCAGCCAGAGGATGAGCGTGAGTTGAACGAGAAAACCAGAGACCGTTTTCGGGAGAAGATCAGAGATGGGGAAATGGATGAGCGAAAGATTGAGATCGATGTGAAGCAGAACAGTACTCCAGGCATGGGAATGATTGGCGGGGGCATGGATGAGGCTTCTATGATCAATATTCAGGAGATGCTGGGAAGCATGATGCCTAAGAAGACCAAAAAGCGCAAAGTAACGATCGCGGAAGCTAGAAAAATTCTCCTGGAAGAGGAGTCCTCGAAGCTCATTGATATGGATGAGGTGAAGGAAGAGGCCCTTCAGAAAGCCCAGAATACGGGCATCGTATTCATAGACGAAGTGGATAAGATAGCCGGTGGTAGCAGAGGTGGTCAGGGCGGTCCGGATGTGAGTCGTGAAGGGGTGCAGCGTGATCTGCTACCCATTGTGGAGGGGAGTGCCGTCAATACCAAATATGGAATTGTGCACACAGATCATATTCTGTTCATTGCCGCGGGGGCCTTTCATTTTAGCAAGCCTTCGGATTTGATTCCGGAGCTTCAGGGTAGATTTCCCATCCGTGTAGAGCTTGATAACCTCACCAAGGAGGATTTCCTGAGTATACTCAAAGAGCCTAAGAATGCATTGACCAAGCAGTACATCGCCCTGGTGGGTGCCGAAGATGTGTCATTGAGTTTCCAGGATGATGCTCTGGAACGATTGGCTGAGATAGCTTTTCAGATCAATGAGGAGGTTGAAAACATCGGTGCCAGGAGGTTACACACGGTCATGAGCAAGCTGCTAAACGAGATTCTTTTTGAGATTCCCGATACCATAGGGCAGAATGCCAGGATCGTGATAGATAAGGCGCTGGTAGAGGAGAAGCTTGCCGGACTGGTCAAAAACAAAGACCTCAGTCACTATATTTTATAA
- the rseP gene encoding RIP metalloprotease RseP yields the protein MEGLIMTAQLLLGLSILVGLHELGHLLAAKAFGMRVEKYSIGFPPKIWGKKFGETEYSIGAIPLGGFVKISGMIDESLDTKTLSEEPEPWEFRAKPAWQRLIVMLGGIIVNVITGIVIFIALVYSNGEDFLSKEELNKHGIVAYDLGQQLGLQTGDRILNINGKDYETFSDLRSPNVLLGTDGFYTVDRGGKTITIPIPNDFIDKFSDKKAAFFRPRESFSVGQVREGSNADKGGLKEGDRIVAVAGVPVKYFDEFKTALDSVPGGQLNATVLRDGQELALTFDIAEDATIGFYPSMELNYSHRDFTFGEAVVNGTSQAFNVVFYNVKAFGKMFSGDVSPSKSLSGPIGIAQFFGGTWDWNNFWRITGLISMVLAFMNLLPIPALDGGHVVFLTWEIVTGRKPSDKFLENAQKVGMVLLLGLMSYAIFNDVYKLF from the coding sequence ATGGAAGGTTTAATCATGACGGCTCAGCTTCTGCTGGGCTTATCAATTTTAGTTGGGTTGCACGAGTTGGGACATTTGTTGGCGGCCAAGGCATTTGGAATGCGGGTAGAAAAGTACTCTATCGGTTTTCCACCCAAAATATGGGGAAAGAAATTTGGTGAGACGGAGTATTCCATTGGGGCGATCCCATTGGGCGGTTTTGTGAAAATATCTGGTATGATCGATGAGTCACTCGATACCAAAACCCTGAGTGAGGAGCCTGAGCCATGGGAGTTCAGAGCCAAGCCGGCATGGCAGCGCCTGATAGTGATGCTCGGCGGTATTATAGTGAATGTAATCACCGGGATTGTTATTTTCATCGCACTTGTGTACTCCAATGGTGAAGATTTTCTTTCCAAAGAGGAGCTGAACAAGCATGGAATCGTGGCTTATGACCTTGGTCAGCAGCTCGGACTACAAACCGGAGACCGCATTCTTAATATCAATGGTAAGGATTACGAAACATTCAGTGACCTGAGGAGCCCCAATGTACTGTTGGGAACTGACGGATTTTACACAGTGGATCGTGGAGGTAAAACCATTACCATTCCTATTCCCAATGACTTTATTGATAAGTTTTCTGATAAAAAAGCGGCATTTTTCAGACCTAGAGAATCCTTTAGTGTAGGGCAGGTGCGAGAAGGTAGCAATGCTGATAAAGGAGGCCTGAAAGAAGGTGACCGGATCGTGGCAGTGGCTGGTGTGCCGGTAAAGTACTTTGATGAGTTCAAAACCGCCCTGGATTCCGTACCAGGTGGTCAGCTCAATGCTACTGTGCTACGGGATGGACAAGAATTGGCCCTGACGTTTGATATTGCCGAGGATGCTACCATTGGTTTCTACCCAAGCATGGAATTGAACTATTCACATCGTGATTTCACTTTTGGTGAGGCTGTGGTGAATGGCACCAGTCAGGCATTCAATGTGGTGTTTTATAATGTAAAAGCTTTCGGAAAGATGTTCTCGGGAGATGTATCTCCATCAAAATCACTTTCCGGACCGATAGGCATTGCTCAGTTTTTTGGGGGCACCTGGGATTGGAATAATTTCTGGAGGATCACAGGGTTGATCTCCATGGTGTTGGCCTTTATGAACCTGCTTCCTATTCCGGCTTTGGACGGTGGACACGTGGTTTTCCTGACCTGGGAAATTGTGACTGGCAGGAAGCCTAGCGATAAGTTTTTGGAGAACGCTCAGAAAGTAGGAATGGTCTTGCTTTTGGGGCTGATGAGCTACGCCATCTTCAACGACGTATACAAACTGTTTTAA
- a CDS encoding sterol desaturase family protein yields the protein MEAVLERFPFAYYHIALRYFVAAGLAFLVFYVIFRKRMPLRKIQERFPKAKDYLRDAGYSLITVAIFAVISIWSFKVLKPYHLLFDSFESMPAWYWPLTVIPMFFIHDFYFYWAHRLMHHPKLFKQVHKVHHLSTNPSPWTAYAFHPFEAVIEALIITILCFTVPTHAAIIVLFMIFQIFYNVYGHLGYELYPRGFNKTWIGKYVNTSVAHNQHHHKFQGNYGLYTLIWDRVFGTLRTDYNDAYDQAATRRVPAKETVLNL from the coding sequence ATGGAGGCTGTTTTAGAAAGATTTCCTTTTGCTTATTATCACATTGCGCTGCGCTATTTCGTAGCTGCGGGGCTGGCTTTTTTGGTGTTCTATGTGATTTTTAGGAAAAGAATGCCCCTCAGGAAAATACAGGAGCGATTTCCAAAAGCCAAGGACTACCTGAGAGATGCGGGCTATTCGCTCATTACGGTGGCCATTTTTGCGGTTATTTCCATTTGGTCTTTTAAGGTGCTCAAGCCTTACCATCTGCTTTTCGATTCGTTTGAGTCCATGCCAGCATGGTACTGGCCCCTTACGGTGATCCCTATGTTTTTCATTCACGATTTTTATTTCTACTGGGCGCATAGACTCATGCACCACCCCAAACTCTTCAAGCAGGTGCATAAAGTACATCATCTGTCTACCAACCCCTCACCTTGGACTGCCTACGCATTCCATCCGTTTGAGGCGGTGATCGAAGCTTTGATCATCACGATCCTATGCTTTACGGTACCCACGCATGCAGCTATAATCGTACTATTTATGATTTTCCAGATTTTTTACAACGTATATGGTCATCTGGGCTATGAGCTTTACCCCAGAGGATTCAATAAGACCTGGATCGGCAAGTATGTGAATACCTCAGTGGCTCACAATCAGCACCATCACAAGTTTCAGGGCAATTATGGCCTTTACACCCTCATATGGGATCGGGTCTTTGGCACCCTGCGCACCGACTATAATGACGCATATGACCAGGCTGCCACTCGTCGGGTGCCAGCTAAAGAAACTGTCCTGAATTTATAA
- the lon gene encoding endopeptidase La → MFEDNITNRLYFSEFLEDESGELIQLVADEDGEEMTDDNLPDELPILPIKNTVLFPGVVLPITVGRTKSIRLVKKAYKGDRIIGVVAQNNTKKEEPVFNDLYKIGTVAKILKMLVLPDGNTTIIIQGQQRFELGEPVKEEPFLKATFRILKESDEMSEDEINAITSSLKEAAYKVLKLNPEIPKEAQVALENIQSYTFLTHFLSSNINAEVSDKQKLLETNNPKERAELLLKYMLKDIQMLELKHEIASKVHSDIDQQQRDYYLRQQMKVLQDELGQDGPDQEVNALRDKAKDKKWPDEVKKHFLKELDKIGRMNPAAAEYPVAMNYAELLVDLPWEEGTEDNFDLKNAKKILDKDHFGLDKVKERILEYLAVRKLKNDLKGPILCLYGPPGVGKTSLGRSIADALGRKYVRMSLGGVHDEAEIRGHRKTYIGAMPGKIIQNINKAKSSNPVFILDEIDKVSSDFRGDPSSALLEVLDPEQNSTFKDNYLEVDYDLSKVLFIATANSLDTIQAPLRDRMEIIDVTGYTLEEKVEIAKKHLIPKQRTEHGLKAKQITFDKSAIAKLINDYTRESGVRSLERKLAAVIRNVAKSIAMEEEYQPKITEGEVRKILGPEDFDKDAYEDNKLPGVATGLAWTPSGGDILFIEASLSRGKGKLTLSGQLGDVMKESAMTALSYLKTNAASLDIDYRVFEHYDLHVHVPAGAIPKDGPSAGITMLTALASVYTQRLIRSKLAMTGEITLRGKVLPVGGIKEKILAAKRAGIREIIMCERNQKDLEEINELYIKDLKIHFVKTVQEVTEIALLSQKPKEPMNFILPETARD, encoded by the coding sequence ATGTTTGAAGATAATATTACCAACCGTTTATATTTTTCAGAGTTTTTAGAGGATGAATCTGGAGAGCTTATTCAGCTGGTGGCTGATGAGGACGGAGAGGAGATGACCGACGATAATTTGCCGGATGAGCTTCCTATTTTGCCCATTAAAAACACCGTACTGTTCCCAGGAGTGGTTTTGCCGATTACTGTTGGCAGGACCAAATCTATTCGTCTGGTGAAAAAGGCCTATAAAGGTGACCGAATCATAGGGGTGGTGGCACAAAACAATACTAAGAAAGAGGAGCCGGTTTTCAATGACCTTTATAAGATTGGTACAGTAGCCAAAATCCTGAAAATGCTGGTGCTTCCTGATGGGAATACGACGATCATTATACAGGGACAGCAGCGTTTCGAACTGGGAGAGCCTGTGAAGGAAGAACCATTTTTGAAAGCGACCTTCCGAATACTCAAGGAAAGTGACGAGATGAGCGAGGATGAAATTAACGCGATCACTTCATCACTGAAAGAAGCTGCCTATAAGGTACTGAAGCTGAATCCCGAGATTCCGAAAGAAGCTCAGGTGGCACTGGAGAATATCCAGAGTTATACATTTCTGACTCATTTTCTTTCGTCCAATATTAATGCTGAGGTGAGTGATAAACAGAAGCTGCTGGAAACCAACAATCCGAAGGAGCGTGCGGAGCTTTTGCTGAAATACATGCTGAAGGACATTCAGATGCTTGAGCTGAAGCATGAAATCGCCAGCAAGGTACATTCTGACATTGACCAGCAGCAGCGGGATTATTATTTGCGACAGCAGATGAAAGTACTCCAGGATGAGTTGGGGCAGGATGGTCCTGATCAGGAGGTGAATGCTCTTAGGGACAAAGCAAAAGATAAGAAATGGCCTGATGAAGTCAAGAAGCACTTTTTGAAGGAATTGGATAAGATAGGCCGAATGAATCCGGCCGCAGCGGAGTATCCCGTGGCTATGAACTATGCCGAACTTCTGGTGGATCTGCCATGGGAGGAGGGCACTGAGGATAATTTTGACCTGAAAAATGCCAAGAAAATCCTGGATAAGGATCATTTTGGATTGGACAAAGTGAAGGAGAGAATCCTCGAATACCTGGCGGTGAGGAAACTAAAGAATGACCTCAAAGGGCCTATTTTGTGTCTCTATGGCCCTCCCGGTGTAGGTAAGACTTCTCTGGGCCGGTCTATAGCCGATGCTCTGGGTCGAAAGTATGTGCGCATGTCTTTGGGAGGAGTGCATGACGAGGCTGAAATCAGAGGACATAGAAAAACTTACATTGGCGCTATGCCAGGTAAGATCATTCAGAACATCAATAAAGCTAAAAGTTCTAATCCGGTATTTATATTGGATGAAATAGATAAGGTAAGCTCCGACTTTCGTGGAGATCCTTCTTCTGCCCTGCTGGAGGTATTGGATCCTGAGCAGAATAGCACGTTTAAGGATAACTATCTTGAAGTGGACTATGACCTGTCAAAAGTGCTTTTTATCGCTACGGCCAATTCTCTGGATACCATTCAGGCACCACTTCGTGACCGAATGGAAATCATCGATGTGACGGGGTATACCCTGGAAGAGAAGGTAGAGATCGCTAAAAAGCACCTTATTCCCAAGCAGCGAACGGAGCACGGTTTGAAAGCCAAGCAGATCACTTTTGACAAGTCGGCCATTGCCAAGCTAATCAATGACTATACCCGCGAGTCGGGAGTCAGGAGCCTGGAGCGCAAGTTGGCAGCGGTGATTCGAAATGTGGCCAAATCCATTGCCATGGAGGAGGAGTACCAGCCCAAAATAACAGAGGGTGAGGTAAGAAAAATTCTGGGGCCGGAGGACTTTGACAAGGATGCTTATGAAGACAACAAGCTGCCGGGTGTGGCCACGGGTCTTGCCTGGACGCCTTCTGGTGGGGATATTCTCTTTATTGAGGCCAGCCTGAGTCGTGGAAAGGGCAAGTTGACGCTTTCCGGTCAGCTGGGAGATGTGATGAAAGAGTCCGCCATGACTGCCCTTTCTTATCTCAAGACCAATGCCGCATCACTGGATATAGATTATCGTGTGTTTGAGCATTATGATCTGCATGTGCACGTACCGGCCGGTGCCATCCCGAAAGATGGGCCTTCGGCAGGGATCACCATGCTCACTGCACTGGCGTCTGTGTATACGCAGCGCCTGATCCGAAGTAAACTGGCCATGACGGGTGAAATCACCCTGAGAGGTAAGGTGCTTCCTGTAGGCGGGATCAAAGAAAAAATTCTGGCTGCCAAGCGGGCCGGGATTAGAGAGATCATCATGTGCGAGCGAAATCAGAAGGATCTGGAGGAGATCAACGAACTTTATATCAAAGACCTGAAAATTCATTTTGTAAAGACTGTACAAGAGGTGACAGAAATTGCGTTATTGTCGCAAAAACCCAAGGAGCCTATGAATTTCATCCTACCCGAAACAGCCAGGGATTAA
- a CDS encoding OmpA family protein, producing MNGEKIRLFCLFFILVYGTSPLNAQRITTKRISTDSVPEDVHLNIYDFKNINKLPDYYNAEQLKRINKLDQEEDWEGLYKALKAYVSKFGIQNFYKDTKLIWRLAKLTELFGDDEEAKNLYRLVLRHHHSGINMKEIELYYDSLNDQEAAQYVPLDYYYELVEYRTLIDTLRPPRGILLNMGQEINSAKADYAPSLNVQNDVLIFTSQRNDLDLSIRRTFNEDLFFSRKDEYGSWSKAEEFKEINSRYKEGSAILTRDGKTLYFSRCDCLDCFGDCDLFSAKLQSDSTWGEVKNLGTRVNSLSWDSHPSLSHSEDTLYFASDRLGGFGLSDIYYTYKLKNGEWSSAKNLGPVINTRNNDVSPFYHPVYNVLYFGSNGQLYNFGEYDIYKSYQVGGNWSEPYNIGPLVNGKGSEYYFTIDSKSELLFYARSISRDLNKQDIYSFPLPMNAQPLATTKVTGSLTDSLTGKAFRGIVSIIDLDEGVEVAPRYLRPDGSFEFDLIDQRNYLLVIQGDDFFRIEDSFFLDGTRELKKVTEPLASRVKFESIEFDNGKSALKKEMYSDLNKIVNFLYDNPDFKLKISGHTDSYGSDEHNLRLSQERARNIRDYMVDFAGLASERVDWEGYGSSRPIVEEINEEAKAINRRVEFEIYRPAPQPPSED from the coding sequence ATGAATGGGGAAAAAATCCGCCTTTTTTGTTTATTCTTTATCCTCGTTTACGGCACATCGCCGTTAAACGCCCAGCGTATAACCACTAAGCGTATCAGTACCGACTCGGTACCAGAAGATGTGCACTTAAATATCTATGATTTTAAGAACATCAATAAGCTACCGGACTATTATAACGCTGAGCAGCTCAAAAGGATCAACAAACTGGACCAGGAGGAAGATTGGGAAGGGCTCTACAAAGCCCTCAAGGCTTATGTAAGCAAATTCGGCATTCAAAATTTCTACAAAGACACCAAACTCATTTGGCGCCTGGCCAAACTCACAGAACTTTTTGGGGATGATGAAGAGGCCAAAAACCTTTATCGGTTGGTATTGAGGCATCATCACTCCGGCATCAATATGAAGGAGATTGAGCTCTACTATGACTCTCTCAATGACCAGGAAGCTGCCCAGTATGTACCTCTGGACTACTACTATGAACTGGTAGAATACCGAACGCTGATCGATACACTGCGACCCCCGAGGGGTATTCTGCTCAATATGGGACAGGAAATTAACAGTGCCAAGGCGGACTATGCTCCTTCGCTGAATGTACAAAATGATGTACTAATCTTCACATCGCAACGTAATGACCTGGACCTGAGCATTCGACGTACATTCAACGAAGATCTCTTTTTTAGCCGAAAAGATGAATATGGCTCATGGAGCAAGGCAGAGGAATTCAAGGAAATTAATTCCCGATATAAGGAAGGGTCGGCCATTCTCACCCGTGATGGAAAAACCCTCTACTTTTCGAGGTGTGATTGTCTGGACTGCTTTGGAGATTGTGACCTCTTTTCAGCCAAGCTACAGTCAGACAGCACCTGGGGCGAAGTGAAAAACCTCGGTACCCGTGTCAATAGCCTGAGCTGGGATTCGCACCCCTCGCTTTCACACAGTGAAGATACCCTCTACTTTGCATCGGATCGGCTGGGTGGATTCGGCTTATCAGACATTTACTATACCTACAAACTGAAAAACGGAGAGTGGTCTTCTGCCAAAAACCTGGGACCCGTAATCAACACCCGAAACAATGACGTAAGTCCTTTTTATCATCCAGTGTACAATGTGCTTTACTTTGGATCCAATGGACAGCTGTATAATTTCGGGGAATACGACATCTACAAGTCTTATCAGGTAGGCGGCAACTGGTCTGAACCTTACAATATAGGTCCGCTGGTGAATGGAAAAGGGAGCGAATACTACTTTACCATTGACTCCAAATCAGAGCTGCTTTTCTATGCCAGGTCTATTAGCCGGGACCTGAATAAGCAGGACATCTACTCATTCCCGCTACCAATGAATGCACAACCTCTGGCCACCACCAAAGTCACGGGCTCCCTGACCGACTCACTGACGGGCAAAGCCTTCCGGGGCATCGTATCCATCATAGATCTGGATGAGGGTGTGGAAGTGGCCCCACGGTATTTGCGACCAGATGGAAGTTTCGAGTTTGATCTGATTGACCAGAGAAATTACTTGCTGGTGATACAGGGGGATGACTTTTTCAGAATCGAGGATTCTTTCTTTCTGGATGGCACCAGGGAGCTCAAAAAAGTGACTGAGCCACTGGCCAGCCGTGTGAAATTTGAATCCATAGAATTTGATAACGGAAAGTCTGCCCTGAAAAAGGAAATGTACAGTGACCTCAATAAGATCGTGAACTTCCTCTACGACAACCCGGACTTCAAGCTTAAAATATCGGGCCACACGGACTCCTACGGATCTGATGAGCACAATTTGCGGCTGTCTCAGGAACGCGCACGCAACATCAGGGATTACATGGTGGATTTTGCCGGGCTAGCGTCGGAACGAGTAGATTGGGAGGGGTATGGGAGCTCCCGCCCCATCGTGGAAGAGATCAACGAAGAAGCCAAGGCCATCAACCGGCGGGTAGAGTTTGAAATCTACCGCCCGGCGCCTCAGCCTCCATCAGAAGATTAA
- a CDS encoding glycosyltransferase family 9 protein, which yields MKILILRFSSIGDIVLTTPVIRTLKTQLNEVELHFATKKEYLPVLEENPYLDQIHLLEGGLSPFISQLKKEKFDFIVDLHHNLRTLAIKNQLGVKSFSFNKLNLQKWLYTNLKINKLPNTHLVDRYMDTVATLGVKMDNLGLDYFIADKDEVELNWLPEAYQGGFVAFAIGGKFATKKLPKDRIIELCDRINKPIVLLGGKEDAETGESVERFFQRSEKENEFTEGLEALGKKAIVFNACGKFNLNQSASLIRQSRWVFTHDTGLMHIAAAYKKEIFCIWGSTVPEFGMYPYRTKFTIFENKKLDCRPCSKLGFDKCPKGHFKCMNEVSFDFYLPD from the coding sequence ATGAAAATTTTGATTTTGCGCTTTTCTTCGATTGGAGATATCGTGCTTACTACCCCCGTCATACGTACGCTCAAAACCCAACTAAACGAGGTGGAGTTACATTTCGCCACCAAAAAGGAGTATTTGCCCGTACTTGAGGAAAACCCATACCTGGATCAGATCCATCTTTTGGAAGGCGGGCTTTCACCTTTCATTTCTCAATTGAAAAAAGAAAAATTCGACTTCATTGTAGACCTGCACCACAACCTGCGCACGCTGGCCATCAAAAATCAATTGGGTGTGAAATCTTTTTCATTCAATAAGCTCAATCTGCAGAAGTGGCTCTATACCAACCTGAAAATCAACAAACTGCCCAATACGCATCTGGTAGATCGGTACATGGATACCGTGGCCACCCTGGGAGTGAAAATGGATAACCTGGGGCTGGACTACTTCATTGCGGATAAAGACGAGGTGGAACTGAACTGGCTCCCGGAGGCCTATCAGGGGGGCTTTGTAGCTTTCGCCATAGGCGGGAAATTTGCCACCAAAAAGCTACCGAAAGATCGGATCATAGAACTCTGTGACCGCATCAATAAGCCAATAGTGCTGCTTGGCGGGAAAGAGGACGCCGAAACCGGTGAAAGCGTAGAGCGTTTTTTCCAAAGAAGCGAAAAAGAGAATGAATTCACAGAAGGTCTTGAAGCACTGGGCAAAAAGGCCATTGTATTCAATGCCTGCGGTAAATTTAACCTGAATCAATCGGCATCTTTAATCCGCCAGTCCCGTTGGGTATTTACGCACGATACCGGGCTCATGCACATAGCGGCGGCATATAAGAAGGAAATCTTTTGTATCTGGGGCAGTACAGTGCCGGAATTTGGCATGTATCCCTATCGCACAAAATTCACTATTTTCGAAAATAAAAAATTGGACTGTCGACCTTGCTCGAAACTCGGCTTTGACAAATGCCCAAAGGGACATTTCAAATGCATGAATGAAGTTTCGTTTGATTTTTACTTACCCGATTAA